The following are encoded together in the Candidatus Methylomirabilis tolerans genome:
- the lpxB gene encoding lipid-A-disaccharide synthase gives MRDGRILIVAGESSGDLHAAAVVTELRRRAPHLLIEGIGGDRMRQAGVRLYAHASDLAVVGLIEVASRLSAIWRAYRSMTRYLRDRRPDLVILVDFPDFNLRLARRAFRLGIPVVYFISPQVWAWRAGRVRSIAKYVRRLLIIFPFEEDFYRERGVEALYVGHPLLDQLTPLPLMDEARRRLALEGTAPILGLLPGSRVGEIARHLPLLLKSARQLMVGQPDLRIIIAVADGLPLDLIGSWLNREAVSARVVQGRTYEVMAASDLILVASGTATMEAAIIGTPMVIVYRLAFFSWLFARLLIRVPHIGMVNLVAGRRVAPELIQFDATPERITDEARRLLLSAEQRLRMRQELGEVRNRLGPPGALGRTVDAILECLQSGAVEEMAVQRG, from the coding sequence ATGCGAGATGGCCGGATCCTGATCGTCGCAGGGGAGTCATCGGGAGACCTGCATGCTGCTGCTGTCGTGACTGAGTTGCGGCGGCGCGCCCCGCACCTGCTTATAGAGGGAATTGGTGGAGACCGGATGCGCCAGGCGGGTGTCCGCCTCTATGCACATGCGAGTGATCTGGCGGTGGTCGGCCTCATTGAGGTGGCCTCCAGGCTCTCCGCCATCTGGCGCGCGTATCGGAGTATGACCCGGTATTTGCGCGACCGACGCCCGGACCTGGTGATTCTCGTGGATTTTCCGGACTTCAATTTGAGGCTTGCCCGCCGGGCATTTCGACTTGGCATCCCTGTCGTGTACTTCATCAGTCCGCAGGTGTGGGCTTGGCGTGCCGGCCGGGTACGGTCGATCGCGAAGTATGTCCGACGGCTTCTGATCATTTTTCCCTTTGAGGAGGATTTCTATCGTGAAAGGGGGGTCGAGGCCCTGTATGTCGGTCACCCGCTCCTGGATCAGTTAACACCTTTACCATTGATGGATGAGGCTCGTCGTCGTCTGGCGTTGGAGGGTACGGCTCCAATATTAGGGCTCCTGCCGGGCAGTCGCGTGGGCGAGATCGCGCGACATCTGCCCCTTTTACTGAAATCGGCCCGACAACTGATGGTCGGGCAGCCGGATCTTCGCATCATCATCGCTGTTGCCGACGGTCTTCCCCTCGACCTCATCGGATCCTGGTTGAACCGGGAGGCTGTCTCGGCGAGGGTGGTACAGGGGCGGACCTATGAGGTCATGGCGGCCTCGGATCTGATCCTTGTGGCTTCAGGCACCGCGACCATGGAGGCGGCCATCATCGGTACCCCCATGGTGATTGTGTATCGCCTCGCATTTTTCTCATGGCTGTTTGCCCGCTTGTTAATCAGGGTTCCGCATATCGGTATGGTGAATCTGGTGGCTGGAAGACGAGTCGCGCCTGAGCTGATTCAATTTGACGCAACACCGGAGCGGATTACCGATGAGGCGCGTCGGCTGCTCTTGTCGGCGGAGCAACGTCTCCGAATGCGGCAGGAACTCGGTGAGGTACGTAATCGATTGGGGCCGCCTGGAGCCCTGGGTCGGACGGTAGACGCGATCCTTGAGTGCTTGCAGTCCGGCGCCGTGGAGGAGATGGCGGTCCAGAGAGGGTAA
- a CDS encoding lysophospholipid acyltransferase family protein encodes MQCLFRLLRVVHVGRAYPESCWAKGERIIVVFWHGRLLMMPFVYPGKPGALLISQHRDGEYFSRIAAILGFEAIRGSATRGGMRALRQMIRAIKGKLNLVITPDGPKGPRAKVKSGVIEIARLTGAPIVPVSFSASRRRFLKSWDAFLVPVPFSRAVYIWGEPIYVPSTAAKDEMAKHQEALEERLDLLTMKADDYFRTDP; translated from the coding sequence ATGCAATGCCTATTTCGGCTGCTTCGTGTTGTTCATGTGGGCCGTGCGTATCCGGAAAGCTGCTGGGCGAAGGGAGAGCGAATCATCGTGGTCTTCTGGCACGGCCGGCTCCTGATGATGCCTTTTGTCTATCCCGGGAAACCTGGAGCGCTCCTCATCAGCCAGCATCGGGATGGAGAGTATTTCAGCCGAATTGCCGCGATTCTCGGGTTCGAAGCGATTCGAGGCTCAGCGACACGGGGCGGCATGCGCGCCCTCAGGCAGATGATTCGCGCCATCAAAGGCAAGCTGAACCTGGTGATTACCCCTGATGGCCCAAAGGGGCCGCGGGCAAAGGTCAAGTCCGGTGTCATTGAGATCGCGAGGTTGACGGGCGCCCCGATTGTACCGGTTAGCTTTAGTGCGTCACGACGCCGATTCCTGAAGAGCTGGGACGCCTTCCTCGTGCCGGTCCCGTTCTCCCGCGCCGTGTATATCTGGGGGGAACCGATCTATGTTCCTTCGACGGCTGCCAAGGATGAGATGGCTAAGCACCAGGAAGCCCTCGAAGAGCGTCTTGATCTGCTCACGATGAAGGCCGACGATTACTTCAGAACTGACCCGTGA
- a CDS encoding 3-deoxy-D-manno-octulosonic acid transferase: MYSAYSLLLTLGLLTWSPSILLRALRSPRYLEGWRERLGYYPAVLLSQLHAVQPVWLHAVSVGEVGAACILANRWMARRPTLPLLVSTVTGTGREVAKRSFPQATPVVYFPIDLPLVVRRTLAAVRPRLILLTETEIWPNFLHRCAGSRIPVAIINGRISERSFSRYRLVRPFIRRVLRCVDLFCMQTGTDANRILALGASPERVHVVGNLKFDAVPHADTASLAEQWRRELHIEATRPVLVAGSTHAGEEEVLLQVFRSLRGEFPDLLLILAPRHPERVAKVETVVTGQGLTAVRRSAMAQGGDRAKEVILVDTVGELSAIYAVGNISFVGGSLMPKGGHNLLEPALHGRPILFGPHMENFIEASTYFVEQRAAIQVRDAADLTRQLTMLLRDPAAGERMGQTAMTALTAHRGACERTVTLLEKLVL, translated from the coding sequence ATGTATTCCGCCTATTCCCTTCTGTTGACCCTCGGTCTACTTACCTGGTCGCCCTCTATCCTTTTGCGGGCTCTTCGAAGTCCCCGCTACCTGGAAGGGTGGCGGGAGCGTCTGGGGTATTACCCTGCGGTGCTACTCTCACAGCTTCACGCAGTTCAGCCTGTTTGGCTACATGCTGTCTCCGTGGGAGAGGTCGGCGCTGCCTGCATCCTGGCTAATCGCTGGATGGCTCGCCGACCGACGCTACCCCTTCTCGTGTCGACGGTCACCGGAACCGGACGAGAGGTTGCCAAACGTTCATTTCCGCAGGCAACCCCGGTCGTATACTTTCCGATCGACCTCCCGTTGGTCGTGCGTCGGACGTTGGCCGCCGTGAGACCACGCCTCATCCTCCTGACGGAGACGGAAATCTGGCCGAATTTCCTCCACAGGTGTGCCGGTTCAAGGATTCCGGTTGCCATCATCAATGGTCGGATATCTGAGCGCTCGTTTTCACGTTACCGCCTTGTTCGACCTTTCATCCGTCGGGTTCTTCGGTGCGTTGATCTCTTTTGTATGCAAACCGGTACGGATGCCAACCGGATTCTTGCGCTGGGCGCCAGTCCTGAGCGGGTGCATGTGGTGGGCAATCTCAAGTTCGATGCAGTCCCTCACGCCGATACTGCATCGCTTGCCGAGCAGTGGCGTCGAGAGCTTCATATCGAGGCCACACGGCCGGTCCTGGTGGCAGGCAGCACTCATGCAGGGGAGGAGGAGGTGCTGCTCCAGGTGTTTCGTAGCCTGCGCGGTGAGTTTCCTGACCTGTTGCTGATCCTGGCGCCACGCCATCCCGAGCGGGTAGCCAAAGTGGAGACGGTGGTGACCGGCCAAGGACTCACCGCAGTGAGGCGAAGCGCCATGGCTCAAGGCGGAGACCGCGCAAAGGAGGTGATCCTCGTGGATACCGTCGGTGAGCTATCGGCGATATACGCAGTGGGGAATATTAGCTTTGTCGGGGGAAGCCTCATGCCGAAAGGCGGCCATAACCTGCTTGAGCCGGCTCTGCACGGTCGTCCGATTCTGTTCGGCCCACATATGGAAAACTTTATCGAGGCAAGTACGTACTTTGTCGAGCAGAGGGCGGCTATCCAGGTTCGCGATGCAGCGGACCTCACCCGACAGCTCACCATGCTCTTGCGTGATCCTGCTGCCGGAGAAAGGATGGGTCAGACGGCAATGACCGCGCTCACGGCCCATCGCGGCGCGTGTGAGCGGACAGTGACCCTTCTGGAGAAACTCGTGTTGTGA